DNA sequence from the Lysinibacillus sp. OF-1 genome:
AATATCTTTTGAGAAAAATTTCTTTCTAAATGTTTCAGGCGTTAATAAGTAATTTACTACTGTGAGACCTAGCTGTTTTGCTAATTCATCACGTCGTTTTGGAATAAGACCTGGCGTAAACGGTAATCGCCAGTTTTTAATATATATTGCTTTATGTGGACGAAAAAGCATTTTAATGGCCAGATGATTTGTTACGCCACCAATTGCCGCCCCAATAATTGCCATAAAAAGTAATGTCACGATAAAATTATCCATTAGTATCCTCTCATTTCAATTGTATTCACGATTGGCGTATTTTGTCGCCTTCTGCACTCATTATAGCAGAGCAATGATTTTCTACGAAAGAAATATCCTCTTTAGAATTTCCAATCTTATGCTATTAACTTCTATCCTAAAAGCGAATAGTTGCAAAATTACCATTATCCTTGAATAATATGAACTACATACAATAGAAACGAGGTTTAGATGATGATTCAGCATTTCAGTTTTAAACCATTATTTGACAATGCCCAAATTCCTGGGTGGGCTATTTCATTTTTTTATCAACGACAACGATATCAGGCTGAATATATAAAGGATGGGACAATTCAATGGATAGGACCAATTCCACCAAACGAAGAGGATGTTAAAAAAATGATACATGAACTCATGCTGTTCCACGTATACGACTAAAAAAGTAGTCATTTTTTCGTAATAATTCCGCATAAAACTACCTATATTTACTAACTAATAGCACGTCCTTTAAGCTAATTATGTTGATTCATGTTGAAATTTGTATATTTTTCTTATACATTTATGGTATCAGCTTAATAGTAAATGTTTTTTATGCAGGGGGCCATTTCAATGAGTAAAGTCACACTTTCGGATGACTTAAACAGCTATAATTCAAAAGCATTAATTCGTACAAAAGTAAAAGAATTTTTTTCAGAATTTTCAACCAAAATATTTGAACTAGCCGATGAAGCGGGTACTATGAATAGTAAAAAATTCGAAGAACTTTCTGGCTATAAAAGCGACTTCTACAATGAATATTGCAGTCAATTAAAGGGCTTTTTTGATTCTTCTACTAGCTCTTTCGGGAAGAA
Encoded proteins:
- a CDS encoding YheE family protein is translated as MIQHFSFKPLFDNAQIPGWAISFFYQRQRYQAEYIKDGTIQWIGPIPPNEEDVKKMIHELMLFHVYD